Proteins encoded in a region of the Streptomyces akebiae genome:
- a CDS encoding NUDIX hydrolase, producing the protein MIVWINGAFGAGKTTTARELIELIPNSTLFDPEVIGGALTHMLPAKRLAEVGDFQDLPSWRRLVVDTAAALLAELGGTLVVPMTLLRQEYRDEIFGGLAARRIPVRHLLLAPAETILRERIAGREIPPDLPDGEMRLRQWAYDHIAPYRAALSGWLTTDAHLVDTGALTPYETARRIADAVATDGVPVCDIVQTPEPTAETVAAGVLLFDEEDRVLLVDPTYKAGWEFPGGVVEAGEAPARAGVREVLEETGIRLGEVPRLLVVDWEAPAAPRYGGLRLLFDGGRLDVTGAQRPVLPGPELRDWRFVTEEEAADLLPPVRYERLRWALRARERGAALYLEAGVPVPRP; encoded by the coding sequence GTGATCGTCTGGATCAACGGTGCGTTCGGTGCGGGGAAGACCACCACCGCACGGGAACTGATCGAACTGATCCCGAACAGCACGCTCTTCGACCCCGAGGTCATCGGCGGCGCACTGACACACATGCTGCCGGCCAAACGCCTCGCCGAGGTCGGCGACTTCCAGGACCTGCCGAGCTGGCGACGGCTGGTGGTCGACACCGCCGCCGCGCTGCTCGCCGAGCTGGGCGGCACCCTCGTGGTCCCCATGACCCTGCTCCGCCAGGAGTACCGCGACGAGATCTTCGGCGGCCTGGCCGCCCGCCGCATTCCTGTCCGGCATCTGCTCCTGGCCCCGGCCGAAACGATACTGCGGGAGCGAATAGCCGGGCGCGAGATTCCGCCTGACCTCCCCGACGGCGAGATGCGGCTGCGTCAATGGGCGTACGACCACATCGCGCCGTACCGGGCCGCGCTGAGCGGCTGGCTCACCACCGATGCCCATCTCGTCGACACCGGCGCCCTCACCCCGTACGAGACCGCGCGGCGCATCGCCGACGCCGTGGCCACCGACGGCGTACCCGTGTGCGACATCGTGCAGACCCCCGAACCGACCGCCGAGACGGTCGCCGCGGGGGTCCTGTTGTTCGACGAGGAGGACCGGGTCCTGCTCGTCGATCCGACCTACAAGGCCGGGTGGGAGTTCCCCGGAGGGGTGGTGGAGGCCGGGGAGGCGCCGGCGCGGGCGGGTGTGCGGGAGGTTCTGGAGGAGACCGGGATACGGCTCGGCGAGGTGCCCCGGCTGCTGGTCGTCGACTGGGAGGCGCCGGCGGCGCCGAGGTACGGCGGGCTGCGGCTGCTGTTCGACGGGGGCCGGCTGGACGTCACCGGGGCGCAGCGGCCGGTGCTGCCCGGGCCCGAGCTGCGTGACTGGAGGTTCGTCACGGAGGAGGAGGCGGCGGATCTGCTGCCGCCGGTGCGGTACGAGCGGTTGCGGTGGGCGCTGCGGGCTCGTGAGCGGGGCGCCGCCCTGTACCTGGAGGCCGGCGTTCCCGTCCCGCGCCCCTGA
- a CDS encoding dipeptidase, giving the protein MPSNPVAETVASLIPRAKQELTELVAFKSVADFDQFPRSESEGAARWVADALRAEGFEDVALLDTPDGTQSVYGCLPGPEGSKTVLLYAHYDVQPPLDEAAWVSPPFELTERDGRWYGRGAADCKGGVIMHLLALRALKAGGGVPVTVKVIVEGSEEMGTGGLQQYAEAHPELLAADTVVIGDAGNFRVGLPTVTSSLRGMILMRVRVDALEGNLHSGQFGGAAPDALAALIRVLDSLRAEDGTTTVDGLASDGTWDGLQYTETQFREDAKVLDGVELVGADTVADRIWARPAATVLGIDAPPVVGATPSIQASARALIGLRVPPGVDVQQAIKLLETHLVSHTPWGAGVSCELIGHGQAFRADTSSPAYEAMAAAMAVAYPGQEMQYAGHGGSIPLCNALAALYPDAEILLIGLSEPEARIHAVNESVSPEELERMSVTEALFLDNYARN; this is encoded by the coding sequence ATGCCGTCGAACCCGGTCGCCGAGACCGTCGCCTCACTGATTCCCCGGGCGAAGCAGGAGCTCACCGAACTGGTGGCCTTCAAGTCGGTGGCGGACTTCGACCAGTTCCCGAGGAGCGAGAGCGAGGGCGCCGCGCGCTGGGTGGCCGACGCACTGCGCGCCGAGGGCTTCGAGGACGTGGCCCTGCTGGACACCCCGGACGGCACCCAGTCCGTGTACGGCTGCCTCCCGGGCCCCGAGGGCTCGAAGACGGTCCTCCTCTACGCCCACTACGACGTGCAGCCGCCGCTCGACGAGGCCGCCTGGGTGTCGCCGCCGTTCGAGCTGACCGAGCGCGACGGCCGCTGGTACGGGCGGGGCGCCGCCGACTGCAAGGGCGGCGTGATCATGCACCTGCTGGCGCTGCGGGCCCTGAAGGCGGGCGGCGGGGTGCCGGTCACCGTGAAGGTGATCGTCGAGGGCTCCGAGGAGATGGGCACCGGCGGCCTCCAGCAGTACGCCGAGGCGCACCCCGAACTGCTCGCCGCCGACACCGTCGTCATCGGCGACGCGGGCAACTTCCGCGTGGGCCTGCCGACGGTCACCTCCTCCCTGCGCGGCATGATCCTCATGCGGGTGCGCGTCGACGCCCTCGAAGGCAATCTGCACTCGGGACAGTTCGGCGGCGCGGCCCCCGACGCGCTGGCCGCGCTGATCCGCGTCCTGGACTCCCTGCGCGCCGAAGACGGCACGACGACCGTGGACGGACTCGCGAGCGACGGGACCTGGGACGGCCTGCAGTACACGGAGACCCAGTTCCGCGAGGACGCCAAGGTGCTCGACGGTGTGGAACTGGTCGGCGCCGACACGGTCGCCGACCGGATCTGGGCCCGCCCCGCCGCCACCGTGCTGGGCATCGACGCCCCGCCCGTGGTCGGCGCGACCCCGTCGATCCAGGCGAGCGCCCGCGCCCTGATCGGCCTGCGCGTCCCGCCGGGCGTGGACGTCCAGCAGGCGATCAAGCTGCTCGAAACCCACCTGGTGTCCCACACCCCGTGGGGCGCCGGGGTGAGCTGCGAACTCATCGGCCACGGCCAGGCGTTCCGCGCGGACACCTCCAGCCCGGCGTACGAGGCGATGGCGGCGGCGATGGCCGTCGCGTACCCGGGCCAGGAGATGCAGTACGCGGGCCACGGCGGCTCCATCCCCCTCTGCAACGCCCTCGCCGCCCTCTACCCCGACGCCGAGATCCTCCTCATCGGCCTCAGCGAACCGGAGGCCCGGATCCACGCGGTCAACGAGAGCGTGTCCCCGGAGGAACTGGAGCGCATGTCCGTGACGGAGGCCCTGTTCCTCGACAACTACGCGAGGAACTGA
- a CDS encoding nitroreductase family deazaflavin-dependent oxidoreductase → MSSSSHYIKANPVDRALNGFIGWLARHGISLLGTAELSVRGRRSGEWRRLPVNPLPYEGGPYLVSARGHSEWVRNMRAAGGGRLQVGRRVQEFTAVELPDEEKPAVLRTYLKKWGWEVGRFFGDITADSTDAELLAAAPKHPVFRITVQR, encoded by the coding sequence ATGTCCTCGTCGTCCCACTACATCAAGGCCAACCCCGTAGACCGCGCTCTCAACGGCTTCATCGGCTGGCTCGCACGCCACGGCATCAGCCTTCTCGGCACGGCCGAACTCTCGGTGCGCGGCCGCCGGAGCGGCGAGTGGCGTCGGCTGCCGGTCAACCCGCTGCCGTACGAGGGCGGCCCCTACCTCGTCTCGGCGCGCGGCCACTCCGAGTGGGTCCGCAACATGCGGGCGGCGGGCGGTGGACGGCTCCAGGTGGGCCGCCGGGTGCAGGAGTTCACCGCGGTCGAGCTGCCCGACGAGGAGAAGCCCGCCGTGTTGCGCACCTACCTGAAGAAGTGGGGCTGGGAAGTGGGCCGGTTCTTCGGGGACATCACCGCCGACTCCACCGACGCGGAACTGCTCGCCGCCGCGCCGAAGCACCCCGTCTTCAGGATCACCGTCCAGCGGTGA
- a CDS encoding serine/threonine-protein kinase, giving the protein MSSGANGQTDGVGRILAGRYRIVEQLGRGGMGVVWRAVDEVLHREVALKELRTYTDADAPELADLGLRMQREARAAARVRHPGVVAVHDVAEVDGRPLIVMELVDGPSLDDVLSDRGLLDPSEAAAIGAKVMDALAAAHRVGVLHRDVKPGNILLDRSGRVVLTDFGIATMENPGDGSATHLTRSGELVGSLDYLAPERAQGNDPGPASDVWALGATLYAAVEGASPFRRTSTWSTLTAIVTDPLPEPVRAGPLGPVLRQLMDKRPEFRPDADRARELLEAVASGGALDPSTTGTAGPAPQPRAETQRSVPSVPPGFGPPTAGAAAAGTGAGFGSTGPTPGFGPAQPLAGPGTGASPGVAGPVAGAPVPPSGPVTTVSSTGGRPRKGRALLAALAVTVVLAATGVTVALLNGDDGKETGARPSTDTSNSGTPSPGRSRGTVDLTDDSVSEGKDEKDDTNSASPGEKSEKDDGKEPEASASPSKNASGGTTGGGTGGSDTSGGTTTGGGSTTGGGTTEEPVCHSIGGGKYNCTVWTTAKSYTAAGTEVGVLNQGTNYFYCQANLGRRETSGEWTNVWWAKTDDDSGNTDVYVSDVYIQGGDNDAPVPGLPVC; this is encoded by the coding sequence GTGTCTTCGGGGGCGAACGGACAGACGGACGGTGTCGGGCGGATCCTCGCCGGTCGGTACCGGATCGTGGAGCAGCTCGGGCGCGGCGGCATGGGCGTCGTCTGGCGGGCCGTGGACGAGGTGCTGCACCGTGAGGTCGCCCTCAAGGAGCTGCGCACCTACACGGACGCGGACGCGCCCGAACTGGCCGACCTGGGGCTGCGCATGCAGCGCGAGGCCCGGGCCGCCGCCCGCGTCCGGCACCCCGGAGTCGTCGCCGTGCACGACGTGGCCGAGGTCGACGGGCGCCCGCTGATCGTCATGGAGCTGGTCGACGGCCCGTCCCTGGACGACGTCCTGAGCGACCGGGGCCTGCTCGACCCGAGTGAGGCCGCCGCCATCGGCGCCAAGGTCATGGACGCCCTCGCCGCCGCCCACCGGGTCGGTGTGCTGCACCGCGACGTCAAGCCCGGCAACATCCTCCTGGACCGCTCGGGCCGCGTCGTCCTCACCGACTTCGGCATCGCCACCATGGAGAACCCGGGAGACGGCTCCGCCACCCACCTCACCCGCAGCGGCGAACTCGTCGGCTCCCTCGACTACTTGGCCCCCGAACGCGCCCAGGGCAACGACCCCGGCCCCGCCTCCGACGTCTGGGCCCTCGGCGCCACCCTGTACGCGGCCGTGGAGGGCGCGTCCCCGTTCCGGCGTACGTCCACCTGGTCGACGCTCACCGCGATCGTGACCGACCCGCTGCCCGAACCCGTGCGGGCGGGGCCCCTCGGGCCGGTCCTGCGGCAACTGATGGACAAGCGCCCGGAGTTCCGTCCGGACGCGGACCGGGCCCGCGAACTGCTGGAGGCCGTGGCCTCCGGCGGCGCGCTCGACCCCTCGACGACCGGGACCGCCGGGCCCGCGCCGCAGCCCAGGGCGGAGACCCAACGGAGCGTCCCGTCGGTGCCGCCCGGCTTCGGGCCGCCGACCGCGGGTGCCGCGGCGGCCGGGACGGGCGCGGGATTCGGTTCGACCGGGCCGACCCCGGGCTTCGGGCCCGCGCAACCCCTCGCCGGGCCCGGTACGGGGGCCTCCCCGGGGGTCGCGGGCCCCGTCGCGGGCGCGCCCGTGCCCCCGTCGGGACCCGTCACCACCGTCTCCTCGACCGGAGGCCGTCCGCGCAAGGGCCGTGCCCTGCTCGCCGCCCTGGCCGTCACCGTCGTGCTCGCGGCCACAGGCGTCACGGTGGCACTGCTGAACGGGGACGACGGCAAGGAGACGGGCGCCCGGCCCTCCACCGACACGTCGAACAGCGGCACCCCCTCCCCGGGCCGCAGCCGGGGCACGGTCGACCTCACCGACGACTCGGTCTCCGAGGGGAAGGACGAGAAGGACGACACGAACTCCGCGAGCCCCGGCGAGAAGAGCGAGAAGGACGACGGGAAGGAACCCGAGGCGTCCGCCTCGCCGTCGAAGAACGCGAGCGGCGGCACCACCGGCGGCGGCACGGGAGGCTCCGACACCTCGGGCGGTACCACCACCGGCGGCGGGAGCACGACCGGCGGCGGGACGACCGAGGAACCGGTCTGCCACTCCATCGGCGGCGGCAAGTACAACTGCACCGTCTGGACCACCGCCAAGTCCTACACGGCCGCCGGAACCGAGGTCGGCGTCCTCAATCAGGGCACCAACTACTTCTACTGCCAGGCGAACCTGGGCCGCCGTGAGACCTCCGGCGAGTGGACCAACGTCTGGTGGGCCAAGACCGACGACGACAGCGGCAACACCGACGTCTACGTCAGCGACGTCTACATCCAGGGCGGCGACAACGACGCCCCGGTGCCCGGCCTGCCCGTCTGCTGA
- a CDS encoding ROK family protein: MQTDLVAALDIGGTKIAGALVDGHGRILVRAQRPTPAREDGDTVMRAVEEVFGELTADPLWSGAAAVGIGSAGPVDASAGTVSPVNIHGWRGFPLVERVRAVTGGLPVELIGDGAAITAAEHWQGAARGHDNALCMVVSTGVGGGLVLGGKLHTGPTGNAGHIGHISVDLDGDACPCGARGCVERIASGPNIARRALENGWRPGPDGDTSAAAVAVAARAGDPFAVASFERAAQALAAGIAATATLVEIDLAVIGGGVANAGDVLFAPLRTALKDYATLSFVQDLTVTPAVMGTDAGLVGAAAAALTGRR, translated from the coding sequence ATGCAGACCGACCTCGTGGCCGCGCTCGACATAGGCGGCACCAAGATCGCCGGGGCGCTGGTGGACGGCCACGGCCGGATCCTGGTGCGCGCGCAGCGCCCGACGCCCGCGCGGGAGGACGGCGACACCGTGATGCGGGCCGTCGAGGAGGTGTTCGGCGAACTGACCGCCGACCCGCTGTGGAGCGGGGCCGCGGCCGTCGGGATCGGCAGCGCCGGGCCGGTGGACGCCTCCGCCGGAACGGTGAGCCCCGTGAACATCCACGGCTGGCGAGGCTTCCCCCTCGTCGAGCGGGTCCGGGCCGTGACCGGCGGGCTGCCCGTCGAACTGATCGGCGACGGCGCGGCCATCACGGCGGCCGAGCACTGGCAGGGCGCCGCGCGCGGCCATGACAACGCGCTGTGCATGGTTGTGTCGACGGGCGTCGGCGGTGGTCTCGTCCTCGGCGGGAAGCTGCACACGGGGCCCACCGGGAACGCCGGCCACATCGGACACATCAGCGTCGACCTCGACGGAGACGCGTGTCCGTGCGGCGCCCGCGGCTGTGTCGAGCGCATCGCCAGCGGGCCCAACATCGCCCGCCGTGCCCTGGAGAACGGCTGGCGGCCCGGGCCCGACGGCGACACCTCCGCCGCTGCGGTCGCCGTCGCCGCGCGGGCCGGCGACCCGTTCGCCGTGGCCTCCTTCGAGCGCGCCGCGCAGGCCCTCGCCGCCGGGATCGCGGCGACCGCCACCCTCGTCGAGATCGACCTCGCGGTCATCGGCGGCGGCGTCGCGAACGCCGGCGACGTCCTCTTCGCCCCTCTGCGCACCGCCCTGAAGGACTACGCCACGCTCTCCTTCGTCCAGGACCTGACCGTCACCCCCGCCGTGATGGGGACCGACGCGGGCCTGGTCGGCGCGGCCGCGGCGGCGCTGACGGGGCGGCGGTGA
- a CDS encoding geranylgeranyl reductase family protein, which yields MSSENSSADDVQRVWDVVVVGAGPAGASAAYAAAVAGRSVLLLEKAELPRYKTCGGGIIGPSRDALPPGFELPFKDRVHAVTFSLDGRYARTRKSKQMLFGLINRPEFDQQLVEHAQKAGAELRTGVTVTRVEQHGSAVPDRRTVAVVLQGGETLLARAVVGADGSASRIGAHVGVKLEQVDLGLEAEIPVPETVAEDWKGRVLIDWGPMPGSYGWVFPKGDTLTVGVISARGEGAATKRYLEDFIGRLGLAGFEPSVSSGHLTRCRADDSPLSRGRVLVCGDAAGLLEPWTREGISFALRSGRLAGEWAVRIAEAHDAVDTRRQALNYAFAVKAGLGVEMSVGKRLLIAFERRPGLFHAALTGFRPAWRAFVDITRGSTSLGEIVRSHPIAQRALTAFDK from the coding sequence GTGAGCAGCGAGAACTCTTCGGCGGACGACGTGCAGCGGGTGTGGGACGTCGTCGTGGTGGGCGCGGGCCCCGCAGGGGCTTCGGCCGCCTACGCGGCGGCGGTCGCGGGACGCAGCGTCCTGTTGCTGGAGAAGGCGGAGCTGCCGCGCTACAAGACGTGCGGCGGCGGCATCATCGGCCCCTCGCGCGACGCGCTGCCGCCCGGCTTCGAACTGCCCTTCAAGGACCGGGTGCACGCCGTCACCTTCTCCCTCGACGGCCGCTACGCCCGCACGCGCAAGTCGAAACAGATGCTGTTCGGGCTGATCAACCGGCCCGAGTTCGACCAGCAACTCGTGGAGCACGCCCAGAAGGCGGGCGCCGAACTGCGGACGGGTGTCACGGTCACCCGCGTCGAGCAGCACGGCTCGGCGGTGCCCGACCGGCGTACGGTCGCCGTCGTCCTCCAGGGCGGCGAGACCCTGCTCGCGCGGGCCGTCGTCGGCGCGGACGGAAGTGCCAGCCGCATAGGGGCACATGTCGGGGTGAAGCTCGAACAGGTCGACCTCGGCCTGGAGGCGGAGATCCCCGTTCCGGAGACGGTCGCCGAGGACTGGAAGGGGCGCGTCCTCATCGACTGGGGCCCGATGCCCGGCAGTTACGGGTGGGTGTTCCCCAAGGGCGACACCCTGACCGTCGGTGTGATCTCCGCGCGCGGTGAAGGCGCCGCCACCAAGCGGTATCTGGAGGACTTCATCGGGCGGCTCGGCCTCGCCGGCTTCGAACCGAGCGTCTCCTCAGGGCACTTGACGCGCTGCCGAGCCGACGACTCGCCGCTCTCGCGGGGCCGGGTGCTGGTCTGTGGGGACGCGGCGGGACTGTTGGAGCCGTGGACCCGGGAGGGCATCTCCTTCGCGCTGCGCTCGGGACGGCTCGCGGGGGAGTGGGCGGTGCGGATCGCCGAGGCGCACGACGCGGTGGACACCCGCCGCCAGGCCCTGAACTACGCGTTCGCCGTGAAGGCGGGGCTCGGCGTCGAGATGAGCGTCGGCAAGCGGCTGCTGATCGCCTTCGAGCGGCGGCCGGGGCTCTTCCACGCCGCGCTCACCGGATTCCGGCCCGCCTGGCGGGCCTTCGTGGACATCACGCGCGGGTCGACCTCCCTGGGGGAGATCGTCCGCAGCCACCCGATCGCCCAGCGCGCGCTGACCGCGTTCGACAAGTAG
- a CDS encoding LacI family DNA-binding transcriptional regulator: MPDTAAGFARRPENRYGNRPTMKDVAARAGVGLKTVSRVVNGEAGVTPDTERRVQEAIEALGFRRNDSARVLRKGRTASIGLVLEDLADPFYGPLSRAVEEVSRAHGSLLINGSSAEDPDREQELALALCARRVDGLVIIPAGDDHRYLEPEIRAGVATVFVDRPAGRIDADVVLSDSFGGARDGVAHLIAHGHRRIGFIGDMPRIHTAAERLRGYRAALEDAGIPVEDAWMSLGVTDPERVRRAAEDMLSGPSPVTAVFAGNNRVTVTVVRVLAGHTRPVALVGFDDFELADLLRPGITVVAQDPARLGRTAAERLFQQLDGSLVTPERIELPTRLIARGSGELPPAD; this comes from the coding sequence GTGCCCGACACCGCAGCCGGCTTCGCCCGCCGCCCCGAGAACCGCTACGGCAACCGTCCCACGATGAAGGACGTCGCGGCCCGGGCCGGGGTGGGTCTGAAGACGGTCTCCCGGGTGGTGAACGGCGAGGCCGGCGTCACCCCCGACACCGAGCGCAGGGTCCAGGAGGCGATCGAGGCGCTCGGCTTCCGGCGCAACGACAGCGCGCGGGTGCTGCGCAAGGGCCGCACCGCCAGCATCGGCCTCGTCCTGGAGGACCTCGCGGACCCGTTCTACGGCCCGCTCAGCCGGGCGGTGGAGGAGGTGTCCCGCGCACACGGCTCGCTGTTGATCAACGGGTCCAGCGCGGAGGACCCGGACCGCGAGCAGGAGTTGGCGCTGGCCCTGTGCGCGCGCCGGGTGGACGGGCTCGTGATCATTCCGGCCGGTGACGACCACCGGTATCTGGAGCCCGAGATCAGGGCGGGGGTCGCCACGGTGTTCGTGGACCGTCCGGCCGGGCGGATCGACGCCGACGTGGTGCTCTCCGACAGCTTCGGCGGGGCCCGTGACGGCGTCGCCCACCTCATCGCCCACGGCCACCGCCGCATCGGTTTCATCGGCGACATGCCCCGCATCCACACCGCAGCCGAGCGGCTGCGCGGCTACCGGGCGGCCCTGGAGGACGCGGGCATACCCGTCGAGGACGCGTGGATGTCGCTGGGCGTCACCGACCCGGAGCGGGTCCGCAGGGCGGCCGAGGACATGCTGTCGGGCCCATCGCCCGTCACGGCGGTCTTCGCGGGCAACAACAGGGTGACGGTCACGGTCGTCCGGGTCCTCGCCGGGCACACCCGTCCGGTGGCCCTCGTCGGCTTCGACGACTTCGAGCTGGCCGATCTGCTCCGGCCGGGCATCACCGTCGTCGCCCAGGACCCCGCCCGGCTCGGCCGTACCGCCGCCGAACGCCTCTTCCAGCAGTTGGACGGCTCCCTCGTGACCCCCGAGCGCATCGAGCTGCCGACCCGGCTGATCGCCCGCGGCTCGGGCGAACTCCCACCGGCGGACTGA